A single window of Colletotrichum destructivum chromosome 9, complete sequence DNA harbors:
- a CDS encoding Putative thioesterase, Acyl transferase domain superfamily, alpha/Beta hydrolase has protein sequence MAISSPPSKPPLTLFLFGDQTYTVPKRDLQLLLDDEAFRSTSPTLSSPLSIFTRRCETALQRDLAQILDPAEADHLWPSGTLVLADLLSQWRLRSDGSSYSSSSSSSSSSSFSSSSPHHRRCLPLDMALLVAYQILMFMRHIGPSSFSSPSARDYADGDATVVGACTGALAAAAVACSAGLAELVPLGVEAVRVAFRVGLVVERAARDAAPGTGTEQPWSVAVSAAEERTLQGVRAFLERFAGEETDTTNISRSSRSSSSSSSSNGWRQPNDGRDKARKGKGGLPYWVSAWAPSSVTVSGPPEALAELAESDGLAVPGVRMVPMPIFGPFHSPSVHSEEDVAGVLASLYMSPGLASTPACLRVVSASTGKLPPPPPPVSQPHRDEAGDFGSLMRAAVEDMLLRPLRWDLVLQQLCEHVETDEHGTALLEVVPIASSAEPSIDAALGRAQKGTRRRGTMTGRPRTLKRHGVESTTIHRVVAETDLMVGDGLYLVTEADLARPDLKEAVQGHMVEGKPLCTPSIYADIAMTLGNYLVKKLRSHDNKHGKAHDAKHDMQDCLVTISDLGVSKALVAGDNGPGSQLLQCHAQADWSSRSARCKFTVVGGSSGKPQKHAECTIRITDTSTRALLAQHASGESHRINVSSLRARAGTTQISGSMAYRLVSPLADFHRNHRLVQSLVLDPRTHEIAALVSFPAGLAGVGDFTAHPAVIDAFTQPAGFCLNLDDATDLAHTVYINHGWDDMLLFEPVDMEHVYTVYVRMQQVGRTRKWAGDIIVLREEDDTVVAAFLQYSINAFPRRVFSSLLSQETRTSRMKPGAAAAMPPPWSPLQTPKPRMTLSIDTKGAVFPPSPVSPEDPGSKGPPSASSSSAAQNTNITAGADGADGADGDDEHDTEDTEDTRDTPDTLDTLDGPLTTIPIPPCKSVVLQGLPKTARTLLFLLPDGAGTTASYASLPPVGRDVCVIGLDCPFLRGDTDAMARVPLDRLLAEGYLPEILRRQPISSSSHKGYVLGGWSAGGSLAFRAAQMLTERGCRIAGLVLIDAPVPLNGMDRLPRHFYEYCQRLGIFGGWEGGKGNGGHVGGEAPAWLIPHFEGTIGVLERYCATPLVMPPGQKLRVEVIWAGESVVDRPGAPPLPPHPDDTEGMKFLTVQRKDFGPNGWAELLPGADIVCHKVEGAHHFALMRKPFVSQLASFVAEGLKAVQETGAL, from the exons ATGGCTATCTCATCCCCCCCCAGCAAGCCGCCGCTCACCCTGTTCCTCTTCGGAGACCAAACATACACCGTCCCCAAACGCGACCTTCAGCTTctgctggacgacgaggccttccGCTCCACGTCCCCTACCCTCTCGTCCCCTCTGTCCATCTTCACCCGCCGCTGTGAGACGGCCCTCCAGCGCGACCTGGCCCAGATCCTCGACccagccgaggccgaccaCCTCTGGCCCTCTGGCACCCTCGTCCTGGCCGACCTCCTCTCACAATGGCGTTTACGCAGCGACGGCTcctcctactcctcctcctcctcctcctcctcctcctcctccttctcttcctccagCCCGCACCATCGCCGCTGTCTGCCGCTGGATATGGCGCTGCTGGTGGCCTACCAGATACTGATGTTCATGAGGCACATCGGCCCATCttcgttttcttctccctcggccAGAGACTACGCGGACGGGGACGCCACCGTCGTGGGCGCCTGCACCGGCGcgctggccgccgcggcggtggcctGCAGTGCCGGCCTGGCGGAGCTGGTCCCGCtaggcgtcgaggccgtccgggTGGCCTTCCGGGTAGGCCTGGTCGTGGAGCGGGCGGCCCGGGATGCCGCGCCGGGGACGGGCACGGAGCAGCCCTGGAGCGTTGccgtgtcggcggcggaggagcgGACGCTACAGGGAGTGCGAGCATTCCTGGAGCGGTTCGCGGGCGAGGAAACGGACACGACGAACAtcagcagaagcagcagaagcagcagcagcagcagcagcagcaacggctGGAGGCAGCCCAACGACGGTAGAGACAAGGCgagaaaggggaaagggggtcTGCCGTACTGGGTGAGCGCGTGGGCGCCAAGCTCGGTGACGGTATCGGGGCCGCCGGAGGCGCTGGCGGAGCTGGCCGAGTCGGACGGGCTGGCGGTGCCGGGGGTCCGGAtggtgccgatgccgatATTCGGGCCGTTCCACAGCCCGTCGGTCCACTCGGAAgaggacgtcgccggcgtgtTGGCGTCCCTGTACATGAGTCCGGGGTTGGCGAGCACGCCGGCCTGCCTGAGGGTGGTGTCCGCCTCGACGGgcaagctgccgccgccgccgccgccggtgtcgCAGCCGCACcgggacgaggccggcgactTCGGCTCGCTGATGcgtgccgccgtcgaggacatgcTTCTGCGGCCGCTCCGATGGGACCTCGTGCTCCAGCAGCTGTGCGAGCAcgtcgagacggacgagcaCGGCACCGCGCTACTGGAGGTCGTACCGATCGCGTCGTCTGCGGAGCCGTCCATCGATGCCGCGCTGGGCAGGGCGCAGAAGGGCACACGCAGGCGCgggacgatgacggggaGACCGCGCACGCTCAAGAGGCACGGCGTCGAGAGCACGACGATCCACCGCGTCGTGGCGGAGACGGACCTGATGGTGGGAGATGGGCTGTACCTCGTCACGGAGGCGGATCTGGCCAGGCCGGATCTGAAAGAGGCGGTCCAGGGGCACATGGTCGAGGGGAAGCCGCTGTGTACGCCG TCCATCTATGCCGATATCGCCATGACGCTCGGGAATTACCTCGTCAAAAAGCTGCGGTCCCACGATAATAAGCACGGCAAGGCTCATGATGCCAAGCATGACATGCAAGACTGCCTCGTCACCATCTCTGACCTGGGCGTCAGCAAGGCGTtggtcgccggcgacaaCGGACCGGGGTCACAGCTGCTGCAATGCCACGCCCAGGCCGACTGGTCCAGCCGTTCTGCTCGGTGCAAGttcaccgtcgtcggcggt TCCTCTGGCAAGCCCCAGAAGCACGCCGAGTGCACCATCCGCATCACCGACACATCCACgcgcgccctcctcgcccagcaCGCATCCGGCGAGTCCCACCGGATCAACGTGTCCTCGCTGCGTGCCCGCGCCGGCACGACGCAGATCTCGGGCAGCATGGCCTACCGGCTGGTGTCCCCGCTGGCCGACTTCCACCGCAACCACCGGCTAGTGCAGTCCCTCGTGCTGGACCCGCGCACGCAcgagatcgccgccctcgtcagcttccccgccggcctcgccggaGTCGGCGACTTTACGGCGCACCcggccgtcatcgacgccttcacccagccggccggcttctGCCTCAACCTGGACGACGCCACCGACCTCGCCCACACCGTCTACATCAACCACGGCTGGGACGACATGTTGCTGTTCGAGCCCGTCGACATGGAGCACGTGTACACCGTCTACGTGCGCATGCAGCAGGTCGGCCGCACGCGCAAGTGGGCGGGCGACATCATCGTGCTgcgcgaggaggacgacaccgtcgtcgcggcGTTCCTGCAGTACTCGATCAACGCGTTCCCGCGCCGCGTGTTTAGCAGTCTTTTGAGCCAGGAGACCAGGACGAGCAGGATGAagccgggggcggcggcagcaatgCCACCGCCGTGGAGCCCGTTGCagacgccgaagccgcggATGACGCTGAGCATCGACACCAAGGGTGCCGTGTTCCCGCCGAGCCCCGTGTCACCGGAGGACCCGGGCAGCAAAGGGCCGCCGTCcgcatcttcctcctcagcGGCGCAGAACACCAACATCACCGCCGGGGCTGACGGGGCCGACGGGGccgacggggacgacgagcacgACACCGAGGACACCGAGGACACCCGGGATACTCCCGACAccctcgacaccctcgacGGACCGCTCACTACCATCCCCATCCCGCCCTGCAAGTCCGTTGTCCTCCAGGGCCTCCCCAAGACCGCCCGCACGctgctcttcctcctgcccgACGGAGCCGGCACCACCGCCTCGTACGCCTCCCTGCCGCCCGTCGGCCGCGACGTCTGCGTCATCGGCCTCGACTGCCCGTTCCTCCGCGGCGACACGGACGCCATGGCCCGCGTGCCGCTCGAccgcctgctggccgagggctACCTGCCCGAGATTCTCCGGCGGCAACCgatctcttcttcttctcacAAGGGATACGTGCTCGGCGGCTGGTCCGCCGGCGGGTCGCTGGCGTTCCGGGCGGCGCAGATGCTGACCGAGAGGGGGTGCCGGATCGCCGGCCTGGTGCTGATCGACGCGCCGGTGCCGCTCAACGGGATGGACAGGCTGCCGAGACACTTTTACGAGTACTGTCAGCGCTTGGGCATCTTTGGCgggtgggaagggggaaaggggaacgGTGGtcacgtcggcggcgaagcacCGGCCTGGTTGATACCGCATTTCGAGGGCACCATCGGCGTGCTGGAGAGGTACTGCGCCACGCCGCTGGTGATGCCGCCGGGGCAGAAGCTGAGGGTGGAGGTCATCTGGGCCGGCGAGAGCGTCGTGGACCGGccgggggcgccgccgctgccgccgcatCCGGACGACACCGAGGGGATGAAGTTCCTGACGGTACAGAGGAAGGACTTTGGGCCTAACGGGTGGGCCGAGCTGCTGCCGGGGGCCGACATTGTGTGCCATAAAGTCGAGGGGGCGCATCACTTTGCGTTGATG AGGAAGCCGTTTGTATCGCAACTGGCATCGTTTGTGGCAGAGGGTCTGAAGGCTGTGCAGGAGACGGGTGCTCTCTAG
- a CDS encoding Putative major facilitator superfamily, MFS transporter superfamily encodes MVPLHLRPWCLGVVGSGEIVATMAGPVMSGFIIERFGWPWCFWINIPVMVALIAMVALFFKHAGQAVGPQDASLREKVALLDLPGGAVLVGATVCLLQALSAGGVRNSWTDARVLTPLILSAFLFGITVIHQYRKKDKATIPPRLFKNRAYVACLFYDMFFAGAQLNLFYYLPSWIQGIAGSTPDEAALEMMPALAASIVGGFTNAGLAAFLGTLPPGTMMGTTLVCVGSGLLFSLRPRTLKSLWMSYEALFGFGCGICTQQATIGAQAVLSDADIPIGLSIIIIGKHIAAAVFIAVAQHLFVTRLAPLSELLPDFDVASGANIGHDYLRKTVPADKFDGALGLYNTALTTTFAFSLFLGCVAFVCLFFIPWTPLKKRPEQDGYEPANDFELDSVASETDAEPRGLRQDDFGGYTGRAGNKEVDVST; translated from the exons ATGGTCCCCCTACATTTGCGCCCTTGGTgtctcggcgtcgtgggATCCGGCGAGATCGTGGCGACCATGGCCGGGCCGGTCATGAGCGGCTTCATTATCGAGCGGTTTGGGTGGCCCTGGTGCTTCTGGATCAACATTCCCGTCATGGTTGCCCTGATAGCCATGGTAGCACTGTTCTTCAAGCacgccggccaggccgtTGGGCCGCAAGACGCGTCCCTGAGGGAAAAAGTAGCCTTGCTCGACCTCCCTGGAGGCGCCGTCTTGGTGGGTGCTACAGTATGTTTGCTGCAGGCGCTGAGTGCCGGCGGCGTTCGCAACTCTTGGACGGATGCTCGCGTCTTGACGCCCCTGATACTGTCCGCCTTTCTGTTTGGCATCACGGTGATCCACCAATACCGCAAAAAGGACAAAGCAACGATCCCTCCACGCCTGTTCAAGAATAGAGCCTACGTTGCCTGTCTGTTCTACGACATGTTCTTTGCCGGAGCGCAGCTGAACCTGTTCTACTAT TTACCGTCCTGGATACAGGGAATAGCGGGCTCGACTCCCGATGAAGCGGCTCTCGAGATGATGcccgcgctggcggcgtccATTGTCGGCGGCTTTACCAATGCCGGActcgccgccttcctcgGTACCCTGCCCCCGGGCACGATGATGGGGACGACCTTGGTCTGCGTCGGGTCCGGTCTGCTGTTCTCGTTGAGGCCGCGGACGCTCAAGTCGCTGTGGATGAGCTACGAGGCCTTGTTCGGCTTCGGCTGCGGCATCTGCACCCAACAGGCGACCATCGGTGCCCAGGCGGTCCTCTCAGACGCCGATATCCCCATCGGgctcagcatcatcatcatcgggAAGCACATAGCCGCGGCTGTATTTATAGCCGTCGCCCAGCATCTGTTCGTGACGCGCCTGGCGCCGCTCTCGGAGCTGTTGCCCGACTTTGACGTGGCGTCCGGGGCCAACATTGGACACGACTATCTCCGGAAGACTGTGCCGGCGGACAAGTTCGACGGTGCCCTTGGGCTGTACAACACCGCTCTCACCACGACATTtgccttttccctcttcctcgggtGCGTGGCGTTTGTGTGTCTCTTCTTCATTCCGTGGACGCCCCTCAAGAAGCGGCCGGAACAAGATGGCTACGAACCTGCGAACGACTTTGAGCTGGATTCCGTTGCGTCCGAGACCGACGCGGAGCCAAGGGGTCTGAGGCAGGACGATTTTGGCGGGTATACAGGCAGAGCGGGCAATAAGGAAGTTGATGTATCTACATAG
- a CDS encoding Putative major facilitator superfamily, MFS transporter superfamily yields the protein MHSPQPKGEPVDVDGRASTSDAGSDAGAAHAGQNDIEAAYISGLPLIIMVGVLFLGQFVIGLDSIMVGLLVPTLINEFDSVADVGWYASIYMMTIGAMAPTLGKIYTVFPVKTVFLGVSVAMQLGSLLCATAKSSTAFIAGRAVTGFAASGLLCGTQM from the exons ATGCATTCACCCCAACCGAAAGGAGAGcctgtcgacgtcgacggccgtgCCAGTACCAGTGACGCCGGATCAGATGCCGGTGCAGCGCACGCGGGTCAGAATGATATCGAAGCAGCCTACATCTCCGGGCTGcccctcatcatcatggTCGGCGTGCTGTTCCTCGGGCAGTTTGTTATTGGCCTG GACTCGATTATGGTTGGACTCCTCGTTCCGACGTTGATCAACGAGTTCGACTCCGTGGCGGACGTCGGCTGGTACGCATCGATATA CATGATGACGATTGGGGCCATGGCACCGACACTCGGCAAGATCTACACCGTCTTCCCCGTCAAAACCGTCTTTCTCGGGGTCTCGGTAGCCATGCAACTGGGTTCCCTCCTTTGCGCGACGGCCAAGTCGTCCACGGCCTTCATCGCCGGTAGAGCCGTCACCGGCTTCGCAGCGAGCGGCCTTCTCTGCGGCACTCAGATGTAA
- a CDS encoding Putative mycotoxin biosynthesis protein UstYa gives MLDTSAADDGRRSGSDDRPVDGYDTDAKETDLDQPLITNAPERRRRNKRYRRLPACLTVPWPFCVHLLLGVANIAFLLHTTRYLGVASPKPPYSPANDAASHFVLKQFEGVVEGTVTPYNGPPGQEVEKAWEELLRTAMFWITKDELETAFGAGYNGFPIPRSDGLYLGGMTVGHELHCLDWLRKWSWSEHYYPNSTPEAKGHQRKHFDHCLEILRNSVMCHADPTLYSIHWYTNRCGDKPDLSTMHVCRDWDALHGWARSRALDNMTLFPGHPLYGNGSCGVDGGPQEELKFRFAEDGHGVEIIGFDKTAGQQ, from the exons ATGCTTGATACATCTGCCGCGGATGACGGCCGGCGGTCGGGCTCGGATGACCGGCCTGTCGATGGATACGACACCGACGCAAAGGAGaccgacctcgaccagcCGCTCATCACAAATGCACCCGAGAGGCGGCGCAGGAACAAGCGATACAGGCGGTTGCCGGCGTGTCTCACGGTTCCATGGCCATTTTGTGTCCATCTCCTGTTAGGCGTCGCCAATATTGCCTTTTTGTTGCACACGACTCGCTACCTCGGCGTTGCATCTCCCAAGCCACCGTACT CACCCGCAAACGATGCCGCAAGCCATTTCGTCCTCAAGCAGTTCGAGGGAGTCGTCGAGGGAACGGTCACGCCATACAACGGTCCGCCTGGACAGGAGGTGGAAAAGGCCTGGGAAGAGCTGCTACGAA CCGCCATGTTCTGGATCACCAAGGATGAGCTTGAAACGGCATTCGGCGCTGGTTACAACGGGTTCCCCATCCCTAGAAGCGACGGCTTGTACCTCGGTGGCATGACCGTGGGACATGAGCTTCATTGTCTG GATTGGTTACGAAAGTGGTCGTGGTCAGAGCATTACTACCCCAACAGCACGCCCGAGGCAAAAGGACATCAGCGGAAACATTTCG ACCATTGCCTCGAGATACTTCGAAACTCCGT GATGTGCCACGCCGACCCGACACTATACTCGATCCACTGGTACACCAACAGGTGCGGCGACAAACCGGACCTCTCGACCATGCACGTCTGCCGCGACTGGGACGCCTTGCACGGCTGGGCCCGCTCGCGAGCGCTGGACAACATGACGCTGTTCCCGGGCCATCCTCTGTACGGCAACGGGTCGTGTGGAGTGGACGGCGGACCGCAAGAGGAGCTCAAGTTTAGATTTGCCGAGGATGGACACGGTGTCGAGATTATTGGGTTTGATAAGACGGCGGGTCAACAGTGA